Genomic segment of Iocasia fonsfrigidae:
CCTTGCCATATCAATTGGGTTTCCAAATACATGGACAACACAGATGGCTTTGATGATTTTTCCAGTCTTTTTATTCTTTGTTCCAGACGGAGTAATTTCACACTGTGAACTTAAAAATTCATCTAGTTTATCTAAATCCATATTTAAGGAATCATCACAGTCCATAAAGATAGGTTTTGCCCCTAAATAGGTAATAGGGTTAATTGCAGCAATAAAAGTCACCGTTGGAGCAATTACCTCATCACCTGGGCCTACTCCTAGCAATTGATAGGCAAGGTGAAGTGCTGCTGTACCGCTCTGTACACCTACAGCTTCTTCTATCCCAATATAATCTGCTATTTTATTTTCAAATTCATTAATAAACCTTCCACCTGTAGAAACCCAGCCGGTTTCAATACATTCCTTAATATTATTCAGTATATCTAAAGATAAATTAGGAACTGATAACGGTATATTCATTAGCAATCTCCCCATTAATATTATAATCAACCTCTTGATAGGTAGGTACCAATTCTTTTAATTTTAATTTCATTTTTTTACTATCAAATGTATCTAACAATTTTTTAAGTTCTTTTAATCCCTGGTCAATATTTACAGCTTCTTTTTTTAACTTAGCAATATATATTCTTTCATTTTGTGTCTTTTGACATGATTTTGCATCATACAGTAATTCTTCATATAACTTCTCCCCTGGCCGTAAACCAGTTATATTAATATTTACATCCTTGCCAAGTTCTAGTCCAGATAGTTCTATCATCTTCTTTGCTAAATCCATTATTCTTACAGGCTTACCCATGTCCAAAACAAATACCTCACCACCGTTAGCAATATACCCTGCTTCTAATACAAGTTGAGCTGCCTCGGGTATAGTCATAAAGTATCTGCTTACTTCTTCATGTGTCACGGTTAAATCCTTACCTTCTTGTAATAAGCTTTTAAATAAGGGTACCACACTCCCATTACTACCCAGTACATTGCCAAATCTTACTGCTGTAAACTTTGTGCTGGATAGCTTGCTATATTTTTCAATAATCAACTCCGCCAGCCTTTTTGTCGCACCCATTACATTTGTGGGATTAACCGCTTTATCAGTTGAAACTAAAACAAATTTAGCTACATTATATTTGTCTGCTGAAATTACTATATTTTCAGTCCCAAATACATTATTTTTAACAGCCTCTTCTATGTTTTTTTCCATAAGGGGTACGTGTTTATGGGCTGCAGCGTGAAAAACAATATCTGGTTGATATTTATTAAATAAATAATCTAATTTATACAGTTCTCTAATATTACATATTTCTACGCTTGTCTTTACTTTAAAATGCCGCTGTATATATAAATCTAAAAAATATAAATCATTTTCATTAATATCCAATAATATCAACTTGCTTGGTTCATATCGTACTATCTGACGGCACAACTCACTCCCTATAGACCCAGCAGCACCTGTAACAAGCACAATCCTATTCTTCAAATATTCTTTTACACTTTGACTATTTATATTAATTGTATCCCTACCTAATAAATCATCTACCTTAATTTCTCTTAATTGTTTAGTAAAGGGTTCATTTAATAATAGCTCTTCAATAGGGGGTAAGACACGAAAGTTAGCCTCTGCCTTATTAACCTGTCTATATAGTCTGTCTAAATCTTTATGATTAATTGCTGTAGTAGCAATTATTACCTCATCAATATTATATTTCTTAATATAAAACATAATATTATCATGATGCCCCAGGACTTTATATCCACTAATAGACATACCGTGTTTTTTTGAGTCAGCATCCAGGAAACCTATAATATTATACCCTAATTTCTTATCTTTTTTTAAGAGTTCACTTAGTAAATGTTTCCCAGCACCACCTGCACCAATTATTAGTAAGTTTTTCATATACTCACCCATTCTATTTGGTTAACGTTAATATTGTGAAATTATTATTCTTAATTTAATCCCTATCTTCCCTCATAAACTCCACAAAAAACACCATAAAAAAAGCTATCATTAACCCCAAAACCCCTGCAATAGCCATGTTCAATTTCTTTCTCGATTTAATGGCTGAGGTAGGTACTACTGCTTTATCTATTATCTCAACTGGATGAGAAGCCATTAATTCCTGTTCTAGTTTATATTTCTTTTCCCTCAAGTCTTTCCTCAACTGCAGATAGCAGGCTAACTGGTCAGATAGGCCTGTCTGCAGGATAAGACCTTCTGTCCCTCTATTAATATTTGCTGGTAGTGTATTTAATCTGCTATTGGTTTCTGCTATCCTATTGTTATAAGTATTTATATCATCATTAATTTCATCCAGATATGCCTGTTTACTAGCTATTATCTTGTTATAATACTGGTCTGCTTCTTTTTTAAATACATTTGCTATCTCTGTTAAATTCTGATGTATCTCTTCAGAGTCATTTCCTGTTAAAGTCAGTTTTATTATGTTAGTACCTTTTGATTGTTCAACTTTCAGTTTGTTTTCCTTAAGGTCTATCCTATTATTCTG
This window contains:
- a CDS encoding polysaccharide biosynthesis protein; translation: MKNLLIIGAGGAGKHLLSELLKKDKKLGYNIIGFLDADSKKHGMSISGYKVLGHHDNIMFYIKKYNIDEVIIATTAINHKDLDRLYRQVNKAEANFRVLPPIEELLLNEPFTKQLREIKVDDLLGRDTININSQSVKEYLKNRIVLVTGAAGSIGSELCRQIVRYEPSKLILLDINENDLYFLDLYIQRHFKVKTSVEICNIRELYKLDYLFNKYQPDIVFHAAAHKHVPLMEKNIEEAVKNNVFGTENIVISADKYNVAKFVLVSTDKAVNPTNVMGATKRLAELIIEKYSKLSSTKFTAVRFGNVLGSNGSVVPLFKSLLQEGKDLTVTHEEVSRYFMTIPEAAQLVLEAGYIANGGEVFVLDMGKPVRIMDLAKKMIELSGLELGKDVNINITGLRPGEKLYEELLYDAKSCQKTQNERIYIAKLKKEAVNIDQGLKELKKLLDTFDSKKMKLKLKELVPTYQEVDYNINGEIANEYTVISS
- a CDS encoding Wzz/FepE/Etk N-terminal domain-containing protein → MEERDNEYSYGEYEIDLKEYVLLLWSKKWLILTITITALLLAGIYTFYIAVPVYQTEASLILSSLNNTQALINLEVNGVNYLKDRKANLSNNKYSDAKLAVEYFAGNEFVQNNRIDLKENKLKVEQSKGTNIIKLTLTGNDSEEIHQNLTEIANVFKKEADQYYNKIIASKQAYLDEINDDINTYNNRIAETNSRLNTLPANINRGTEGLILQTGLSDQLACYLQLRKDLREKKYKLEQELMASHPVEIIDKAVVPTSAIKSRKKLNMAIAGVLGLMIAFFMVFFVEFMREDRD